Sequence from the Castanea sativa cultivar Marrone di Chiusa Pesio chromosome 12, ASM4071231v1 genome:
GCCTAGCAAATCATCACCAGACCAATACAATAGCCAAAGGTGACACACGTTAAAATCAAAGGATGTCTCCCCAATAACAACTTCAAAGGATGTCTCTTTAATAACTTTAGAAGTAAGGTGAGGCATATCACCATAGGCTTTCACATGACCTTTAAGACTATATCTTTCACTCGAATACCCGTAGCAATTTATTCTGAAAAGAGCGCACAAAGAAAATCCCATCCACGTACTATTACACCAATTCGGAGGCAGCTCTAACCATATTGAGTACccaatagtttgattagttAACCACTCTGGAACATCCAATCCAGGAATACTTATCTGGAACGTAGCTCTAGATCTATCTTTCCTTTCGGTAGAAGTTTCATATAATCCAGTTTTTGGATAAATGAGTCTctgtacaaaaaataaataaataaataaaccatattATTTAAcaatgtgtgagagagagagagacagagggagGGCAGATTACCTGCAGGTAACGTTTCAACATTGCAAATGCCAGACCATCACAGCCCCCAGTATACTCAACCAACTTGcagcaattaaaaaatgaaattgatggtTGCGACAAATTGCTCATACTGAGCAGTGATGGTGACGGTTCCAGGGAAGAACAACCTTTAGCATTTATATATCTCAAATTTGATGGAAACTCTGGCAATGAGTGAAGTTGAATGCAGTTGCCCAAATTAAGAGATTCCAATTTCTGAAGTTGACTGATGCTTGCGGGTAGGGCAAAGACAAGCTTGTTTGTAGATAGTGATAAAGATTTTAACAAGCGAACGCAGAAAACACTATCAAGCCTTGACTTAAAAAATTGCTTTTCACATCCACGACATATCAAGAAACTGATGGAAGAGGGAACTTCTCTAATAGCAGTTCCAGTGAAATCAAGTTCCTTCAAACATTTTCCTAAGTTCCCTGGCAGTTTGGCAAGTTTTGAGCATCCCAAAAGATTAAGTATTTCAAGAGACCTTAAACTATCCATGCTGCTTGGAAGATTGATAAGAGATTGGCAGAATTGCAAATTCAAAACCGTAAGCTTACTGAGTTGTCCAATAGATGGGTGGATCTCAACCAAATTTATGCAACTTCTAAGATATAGTCTCTCAAGTCTTGGAACCCCTGTGAAGTCAGGTGTCCTAATAAGGTCTATGGAATGTTCAAGATTGATGAGTTTTAACTTGCCTAAATActgtcaaccaaaaaaaaaaggataattaGCTCccattattgaattttttttgaagtaataaaacaatttttatcgATGAAAGGATGAAGCTCAAACACAAAGAAAGTGTGTTTGAAGCAACTcctaaagaaaagataaatattAAGTAAAACAGAAAGACAGAAAAACAAATTCACCTTTACACCTCTCCAAAGATATTCAATTTTGCTAAACTGCAGTCTAAGTTCAACAAGCTCTTTTGATTGGAATCCGGATGGCAAACATTTTGAAGAATACCCAAGCCAATCAAgaagttttaatttattagaAAGATGTTCGAGGCCATTTGAGATGTGCATGTTATTAATTATAAGCAATCTAAGATTACACATCATTGAAAAACCTTCAGAATACGATTCAATGTGCCGATATGCCTCATCCCCTCCAGATACGTCAAGGACTATGGCCTGAATTGCTGTTGTTGCCTGAGAATCAAAAACAAAGGATCAGTGAATTGCACAACAAAAGTTAAGAATActataaattttcagttttatacAGTGTTAGAGGATGCAAATAATATCCATACTGAGTTTTCCACATATATAACCACCTCTTGACCATTGGAAAATCCAACAAGGTGAAAGCTGAGAAATTGCCAAATTGAGCCCATagaaacaatttaattttttatttaagttttattcaTACATTAAAAGTGATATTTTCATTTAAGAATCATACATTGCAACTAGAAAGGATGCAATTCTACAATTCAAATATGTAAACAATGACACAATCacattgtgttttcaaaatgtAAGAAatcatgaacaattttttttttaagagacaAACACATTAACACAAGAAATAGTCAGCAtattaacatgaaattaaatagaattttgtattctatattttataaattaagtaCTTAGATAACTACATATATAttggattacatatttttttggttaaagaaCTAATTTATTGAATGAAATTGTGTTGTGTATCTATTCAATACTGCCCTTGAAATAAAGTGTTGTTTAGCCAACGTTCTTACCGTGTTGTTCGTCAATACATGAAACAAATCCTTACGAAGCCACAACCTACTACGCTTTCCAGGCTCTTCACGTGATTCTTGACGGACAATTTCCATACCCATTTCTTGTACTAGTTCATGCATCTGCAATGTGTCGTTCTCTATGATTAGGAGAGATTTATCCATGAGAACTTGTATTCCGATTCTTGCCTGAAAACCACAGGTCTCTAATATCTCTATTACTTGACCTTTCATCTTCCCTCTAAAGAAACATGCAACATCTAGAAATATATCCTTCCACATTTCCTCCAATCCATCATAACTTACTTTTAGTGTGTCAAATATTTctcttttaggattttctttaAACCAGTCCAATGCACTTTGCCATATATCCactgttcttccaaacaaaaagGAACCAAAAGTTACAAGAGCTAATGGAAGGCCATTAGCATAGCGTACGACATCCCAGGAGAGTTGTatataatcttctttgggtttttcatttttgaaggctttcaaacaaaaaagttttaaagCATCATCATTGCATAATAAATTAGGCTTATATATTTTATGCACTCCATGATGGACCAACAGATGTTCATCTCTAGTTGTTATGACTATCAAACTTCCCAATCCAAACCAGTCATGCCCTCCAGCCAAATTTTCTAGTTGGTCCAATTTATTAACATCATCTAGAACAATTAGAACTTTTTTATGACATAGCCTTCTCTTGATCATGACAACTCCATGATAAACACTCCTCATCTCTATATTTCTTTCCCCCAAAATATCTGCCAGAAGAAGCTTTTGTAATTGAAGCAGATCAAGTTTTTCTGAATATTCCCTAACGTTAGCGAAAAAGGAAGAACCTTCAAAATCACTACGAAACCTTTCATAGAACACTCTAGCAAGAGTTGTCTTTCCAGATCCCCCCATACCACAAATCCCTATCATGAAAACGTTATTCCCAACATTTGAATACAAAGTGTACAATTCTTTCAATGAAGAATCTATTCCTACCAAGTCATTGGTAATGCTTGAGAAACTTGAACTCAGATTTTGTAATATCTCTTCCACAATGCTTTTGATTAATTCTGACACATTACTGTAAAGATAATAGAACAATAATTTAGTGATGGTCCAAACCAATCATAAAACCTTGGggacaaagaaaaatattgggCAATAACACTACTtgctaaaacaaaaataaactcatTAGCTCAGGAAACATGGATAGAAATACTCAACTACCCATAAAAGAATTCTATGATTATATTTACTGAAACAAATCCATAAAATTGTCAACTACCAGAAACGTTCTTTGAATTAATATTTGAGCGGactaatattaattataaattccTTGAAGCTCTACCTCTTAAAATTATGTAATCATATCAGTTATGTAAACAAGTGGCTTGTGAACAAAATTGCCAAAATGCACTTTAAGGATTTTatctaacaacaacaacaaacaaagccttagacccaaaattttgggatcagCTATGTATCCCAACAAATTAATTAGGGTTGGCCCTatgtattcttttcctccattctacTCTATCTAAAGTCATAATCTATTTTACACTCcctttagtgtgtgtttggcactAGTTATTTTAACCTCACTTTTTCTCaccttttttaaaatataagtatattttgtcacattttcagcaaaaagctaaataagctACTGCCAACCGCACACATAGTTGACATgtcctttttattatttctacACGTGATTTTTGGACTTTCTCTACATTTTCTTATTCCCTCAACTTGGATCAACTTACTCCTCCTTCCTGCTGCATTGGTCACACTCCTTTGAACATGACTGAGTCGTCTTACGCAACCCTCCCTTGTTTTTTCACCAATAGATTAATAGGGGCTACCCCTACCTTTACGTGAATTTTCtcattttgaattttatccTTTTGTGTATTTCCACTTAAACATCCATCTTTAAGGATTTTATCTAACCGCAAACAACATCTCAACAATAAACACTATTGTAAttgttttaatatttcaatCCATGCATTGATATTATGCTATTCTATATACTTCATGATATACTTCCAGAAAATTGTCATTTAAATATcagcataaaataaatttcttaggAAATTACCGATCTCGAACTAGCCAACCAGACAGACTTCCCACTTTGAGCAAAGCAGCTCTCCACGTTTGAACCACATTTCCATCAAACCGTTCTTCGTGTTTACATAAAGCCATTGCGAAAGTTCCTCGTTGAACCCGTACATCAGATGGATCCACATCATAAAAAACCGGCAGAACTGTCATTCCCGTGGCTTCAATGCATCTGATGATATTTGCAAGCTCATCCAAGCACCATGTCGAAAATGCATAGTTGCTTGAGAGAACGACGATAGCAAACCTCGATTCTTCCACTGCTTTCAAGTTCTCAGGTGAAATAGATTTTCCTCTCTCAAGTTTTTCATCATCCATAAAGGTCAAAATGCCTTTCCGATGCAAAGCATCATATAGATGCTCCGTAAAAGTTCGACGGGTGTCCTCGCCTCTAAAACTGACATAGACATCGTATTTCCACAGAGGTgttgaagaggaagaagaagaagacggtGATGACGTTGACGCTCCTTGAGTGCTCATGGAATCCGTTGGAAGTATACAGGTAAATCTTGAACTACAACAcagagaaacaaaacaaaaaaagtatagacgatttgatatttagatttttcatttcaaggatgaagggaaaggaaataaataaagaagacgaatataagtgaaaaaagaaaacttacagACCAAAAACCCTCTTGTCTTGAAACGACGCCGGATTCAGTTCCTATTAGATAGTAATTGCTTTTCAGTAAAGGAATGAATGGATTAGTGTTCTTTCCCCGtgcattagagagagagagagagagaaagaaaggggaGAGGAATAGCAGATCGGAGGAATTCATCCACAATTTCTCAGCCTGTTATTTATTAATAAGTCAAGCCTAAGTCATCGgcaaga
This genomic interval carries:
- the LOC142619398 gene encoding TMV resistance protein N-like, which produces MSTQGASTSSPSSSSSSSTPLWKYDVYVSFRGEDTRRTFTEHLYDALHRKGILTFMDDEKLERGKSISPENLKAVEESRFAIVVLSSNYAFSTWCLDELANIIRCIEATGMTVLPVFYDVDPSDVRVQRGTFAMALCKHEERFDGNVVQTWRAALLKVGSLSGWLVRDRNVSELIKSIVEEILQNLSSSFSSITNDLVGIDSSLKELYTLYSNVGNNVFMIGICGMGGSGKTTLARVFYERFRSDFEGSSFFANVREYSEKLDLLQLQKLLLADILGERNIEMRSVYHGVVMIKRRLCHKKVLIVLDDVNKLDQLENLAGGHDWFGLGSLIVITTRDEHLLVHHGVHKIYKPNLLCNDDALKLFCLKAFKNEKPKEDYIQLSWDVVRYANGLPLALVTFGSFLFGRTVDIWQSALDWFKENPKREIFDTLKVSYDGLEEMWKDIFLDVACFFRGKMKGQVIEILETCGFQARIGIQVLMDKSLLIIENDTLQMHELVQEMGMEIVRQESREEPGKRSRLWLRKDLFHVLTNNTATTAIQAIVLDVSGGDEAYRHIESYSEGFSMMCNLRLLIINNMHISNGLEHLSNKLKLLDWLGYSSKCLPSGFQSKELVELRLQFSKIEYLWRGVKYLGKLKLINLEHSIDLIRTPDFTGVPRLERLYLRSCINLVEIHPSIGQLSKLTVLNLQFCQSLINLPSSMDSLRSLEILNLLGCSKLAKLPGNLGKCLKELDFTGTAIREVPSSISFLICRGCEKQFFKSRLDSVFCVRLLKSLSLSTNKLVFALPASISQLQKLESLNLGNCIQLHSLPEFPSNLRYINAKGCSSLEPSPSLLSMSNLSQPSISFFNCCKLVEYTGGCDGLAFAMLKRYLQRLIYPKTGLYETSTERKDRSRATFQISIPGLDVPEWLTNQTIGYSIWLELPPNWCNSTWMGFSLCALFRINCYGYSSERYSLKGHVKAYGDMPHLTSKVIKETSFEVVIGETSFDFNVCHLWLLYWSGDDLLGKPANDHECSWINVVFDSNSPSVEVIKCGVRLIYEQDVGEFNQTIAQCDVASEGLDCVHHEFENSTVVKATKIMRTYEDNNEAERSASWSFPEKLKALSKELDFSASTSSFVRRSLLTSESLGGCSLDIDPEKASKGKQDSSSNATLSGAISHRTRSREKDQLNVEELYEEVMKIAGFDEHMLASAFDYLVDNERLARAFMAKNARLRTLWLEKFFIQNG